The Argonema galeatum A003/A1 genome has a window encoding:
- a CDS encoding photosystem II S4 domain protein produces the protein MLPREELLKGIENRDTARRVIDLAEQAIKTWEIVFTDFLSPPELAEVQQMFARLTEVHLLAWGGYPQAERQRVAIARSELPLDQSQVDIAALEIAGNFLFDTATHRDFLGSMLGCGIMREKTGDMIVLGERGAQAIVVPEMVEYLGQHLTQVRSVPVKTQQIDLSELKFKEPKKKELTTVEASLRLDAIASAGFGMSRTKMVDLIDGGDVRVNWKDITSASHQVKQGDLIAIRGKGRLEVGEVAITKKDRFRVQLTRYM, from the coding sequence ATGTTGCCAAGGGAAGAACTTTTAAAGGGAATCGAAAATCGAGACACTGCGCGTCGGGTAATTGACTTAGCCGAACAAGCTATCAAAACCTGGGAAATTGTGTTTACAGATTTTCTTTCGCCACCAGAATTGGCGGAGGTTCAGCAGATGTTCGCACGCTTGACAGAAGTGCATCTGTTGGCTTGGGGAGGTTATCCGCAAGCCGAACGACAACGAGTTGCGATCGCGCGATCGGAACTTCCCCTCGACCAATCTCAGGTAGATATTGCGGCGCTGGAAATTGCCGGTAACTTTTTGTTCGATACCGCCACTCACCGCGACTTTCTAGGTTCCATGTTGGGATGCGGGATTATGCGAGAAAAAACTGGCGACATGATTGTGCTGGGAGAGCGAGGGGCTCAGGCAATTGTAGTTCCAGAAATGGTAGAATATCTGGGACAGCATTTGACGCAAGTGCGATCGGTCCCGGTGAAAACTCAGCAGATCGACTTGAGCGAACTGAAGTTCAAAGAACCGAAAAAGAAAGAATTAACAACAGTAGAAGCATCTTTGCGGCTGGATGCGATCGCATCAGCCGGGTTTGGGATGTCCCGCACCAAAATGGTCGATTTAATCGATGGCGGTGATGTCCGAGTCAATTGGAAAGATATCACCTCAGCCAGTCACCAAGTTAAACAAGGCGACTTAATCGCCATTCGCGGTAAAGGACGCCTCGAAGTTGGCGAAGTAGCTATTACCAAAAAAGACCGCTTCCGAGTTCAATTAACTCGTTATATGTAA
- a CDS encoding NAD-dependent epimerase/dehydratase family protein: MRILIMGGTRFIGVYLTKILVEQGHEVVLFNRGKKPAPVEGIQQIHGDRTDASQIKEKLSSENFDAIFDNNGRELSDTQPLADIFKGRVQHFVYMSSAGVYLKTDELPHIEGDAIDPKSRHKGKHETEAYLIEQGLPFTSIRPTYIYGPQNYNDVEAWFFDRIVRDRPIAVPGNGLHITQLGHCKDLANAMAAVLGNEKAIGQVYNISGDRYVTFDGLARACAVAAGKSPDDFQIVHYDPKKFDFGKRKGFPLRVQHFFASVNKAMTELNWKPEYDLISGLKDSFQNDFIMSGRDKSEVDFSVDDEILKAVS; encoded by the coding sequence ATGCGAATTTTAATAATGGGTGGCACTCGCTTTATCGGGGTTTATCTGACTAAAATTTTGGTAGAACAAGGTCACGAAGTTGTATTATTCAATCGCGGCAAAAAGCCAGCGCCAGTTGAAGGGATACAACAAATTCACGGCGATCGCACTGACGCTTCGCAAATAAAAGAAAAGCTATCGTCTGAAAACTTTGATGCCATTTTTGATAACAACGGTCGCGAATTAAGCGATACTCAACCTTTAGCCGATATTTTTAAAGGTCGGGTGCAGCATTTTGTCTATATGAGTTCGGCAGGAGTTTATCTCAAAACAGATGAATTACCGCATATTGAAGGCGATGCAATTGACCCAAAAAGCCGTCACAAAGGTAAGCACGAAACTGAAGCTTACTTAATCGAACAAGGATTGCCTTTTACCTCAATTCGCCCGACTTATATTTACGGCCCGCAAAATTATAATGATGTGGAAGCGTGGTTTTTCGATCGCATCGTGCGCGATCGGCCCATCGCCGTACCAGGTAACGGATTACACATCACCCAACTCGGTCATTGCAAAGACTTAGCAAATGCGATGGCAGCTGTGCTGGGTAATGAGAAAGCGATCGGGCAAGTGTATAATATATCAGGCGATCGCTACGTCACCTTTGATGGACTTGCACGCGCCTGTGCAGTAGCAGCAGGTAAATCACCCGATGACTTTCAGATTGTGCATTACGATCCGAAAAAGTTTGATTTCGGCAAACGCAAAGGTTTCCCATTGCGAGTGCAGCACTTCTTTGCTTCAGTTAATAAAGCCATGACCGAACTTAATTGGAAACCGGAATATGACTTAATTTCTGGTTTGAAAGATTCATTCCAAAATGATTTTATCATGTCTGGAAGAGACAAATCAGAAGTAGATTTTTCAGTGGATGATGAGATTCTGAAAGCCGTCTCGTAG
- the surE gene encoding 5'/3'-nucleotidase SurE produces MTLILTNDDGIDAPGIRALQKAVNGNAIIVAPKDHLSGCGHQVTTTGAIHVERRSQTEYAVGGTPADCTRLAITHLCQNVKWVLSGINAGGNMGVDVYISGTVAAVREAATHGIPGIAVSHYRKGKLNVDWDTAARWTAKVLDDLFNKPIAPGSFWNVNLPHLLPGEPDPEVVFCEPSTHPLPVNYRVEGDEYYYQGEYAKRDRTPGSDVDVCFSGKIAVTQLRL; encoded by the coding sequence ATGACCTTAATTCTCACCAACGACGACGGCATCGACGCCCCAGGCATCCGCGCATTACAAAAAGCTGTCAACGGTAACGCCATAATTGTCGCACCAAAAGACCATTTATCGGGTTGCGGTCATCAAGTTACTACTACTGGCGCTATTCACGTAGAACGTCGATCGCAAACCGAATATGCTGTAGGTGGTACTCCGGCTGATTGCACGCGCCTTGCCATAACACATCTTTGTCAAAATGTCAAATGGGTACTTTCGGGCATCAACGCTGGCGGCAATATGGGTGTTGATGTTTACATTTCGGGTACTGTTGCTGCTGTGCGAGAAGCAGCAACGCACGGTATTCCAGGTATTGCAGTTTCTCATTATCGCAAAGGTAAGTTAAATGTTGATTGGGATACTGCTGCTAGATGGACGGCGAAAGTATTAGATGATTTGTTTAATAAACCGATCGCACCCGGTAGTTTCTGGAATGTTAATTTACCGCATCTTTTACCGGGAGAACCAGATCCAGAAGTGGTATTTTGCGAACCGAGTACCCACCCTTTACCAGTGAACTACCGAGTCGAAGGTGATGAATATTACTACCAGGGCGAGTATGCAAAACGCGATCGCACTCCCGGTAGCGATGTGGATGTCTGCTTTTCTGGTAAAATCGCCGTGACTCAACTAAGGCTGTAA
- a CDS encoding uracil-DNA glycosylase: protein MPSQEQLSLFDLLPDGETSTLSAFGSDLIPTSAKIPIPPGTYQTLDQLANHCNQCDRCRLGNTRTHAVVGRGNPQAPIMIIGEAPGQNEDETGLPFVGKAGQLLEKILAAVGLSSDKDVYLCNVNKCRPPENRVPTPDEIAACKPYLLEQIRLVNPKIILLTGATAVKSLTGDKRGITKIRGSWMEWEGRLCMPILHPAYLLRNPSKEQGSPKWLMWQDIQAVRAKLDELT, encoded by the coding sequence ATGCCCAGCCAAGAACAGCTCAGCCTTTTTGACCTTTTACCTGATGGCGAAACATCTACCCTGTCAGCCTTTGGGTCAGATTTGATTCCCACCAGTGCAAAAATACCCATTCCTCCCGGTACTTATCAAACATTAGACCAATTAGCGAATCATTGTAACCAGTGCGATCGCTGTCGTTTGGGAAACACCCGCACTCATGCTGTCGTTGGACGCGGCAATCCACAAGCCCCGATCATGATTATCGGGGAAGCGCCCGGTCAAAATGAAGACGAGACGGGTTTGCCATTTGTCGGTAAAGCGGGTCAACTGTTAGAGAAAATTCTCGCAGCGGTTGGGTTGAGTAGCGATAAGGATGTTTACCTTTGTAATGTGAATAAATGCCGACCACCCGAAAACCGCGTTCCCACACCGGATGAAATCGCCGCTTGCAAACCTTATTTGCTAGAACAAATTCGCCTAGTTAATCCCAAAATTATTTTATTGACTGGGGCGACTGCTGTTAAAAGTTTGACTGGCGATAAGAGGGGAATTACGAAAATTAGAGGTAGTTGGATGGAATGGGAAGGGCGACTTTGTATGCCGATTTTGCATCCAGCGTATTTGTTGCGAAATCCTTCTAAGGAACAGGGTAGTCCGAAGTGGTTGATGTGGCAGGATATTCAAGCAGTTCGCGCTAAGTTGGATGAATTAACTTAA
- the prmA gene encoding 50S ribosomal protein L11 methyltransferase has protein sequence MANSWWELQILCDQDLEDSVFWRLEKFGCRGTASEMKGHACLVRGYMQQEQAQLLDLAAVSLWLHQDALVLGLPVPAMKWHLIDEEDWASSWKAHWQPQEVGDRFLIYPAWLPVPADSERIILRLDPGLAFGTGTHATTQLCLESLEMRLGFEETKAVVADIGCGSGILSLGAVLLGAQKVYAIDTDPLAVRSARSNRTLNRIASGRLIVEQGSVDRLIQRLDGPVDGIVCNILAETIIDLTPQMNAIVKPTTWAILSGILLDQTKPVADVLEQNGWVIATLWRRQDWCCFNIRRG, from the coding sequence ATGGCAAACAGCTGGTGGGAACTGCAAATTCTCTGCGACCAAGACCTAGAGGATTCTGTCTTTTGGCGATTAGAAAAATTTGGCTGTCGGGGAACTGCGAGTGAGATGAAGGGTCATGCTTGCTTGGTTAGAGGCTATATGCAGCAAGAGCAGGCGCAGCTTTTAGATTTGGCGGCGGTGTCCCTGTGGTTGCACCAGGATGCGCTGGTTTTGGGTCTGCCGGTGCCAGCGATGAAATGGCATCTCATTGATGAGGAAGATTGGGCGAGTAGCTGGAAGGCACACTGGCAACCCCAAGAGGTTGGCGATCGCTTTTTGATTTACCCCGCATGGTTACCTGTACCAGCAGACTCGGAACGAATCATTTTGCGCCTCGATCCGGGTCTTGCTTTTGGGACGGGGACTCACGCCACTACCCAGCTTTGTCTGGAATCGTTGGAAATGCGGCTTGGTTTTGAGGAAACTAAGGCTGTAGTGGCGGATATTGGTTGCGGTTCGGGAATTTTATCTTTGGGGGCGGTGTTGCTGGGGGCCCAAAAGGTTTATGCGATCGATACCGATCCCCTGGCGGTGCGTTCTGCACGCAGCAATCGCACCCTCAACCGGATTGCTTCTGGGCGTTTAATTGTGGAACAGGGCAGTGTCGATCGCCTGATCCAGCGGCTTGATGGCCCTGTCGATGGCATTGTGTGCAATATCCTGGCTGAGACGATCATCGACTTGACCCCGCAGATGAATGCGATCGTCAAACCCACCACTTGGGCCATTCTCAGCGGTATTTTGTTAGACCAAACTAAACCAGTTGCCGATGTTCTGGAGCAAAACGGTTGGGTGATTGCCACTCTTTGGCGTCGCCAAGACTGGTGTTGTTTTAATATCCGGCGTGGCTAA
- the cysC gene encoding adenylyl-sulfate kinase translates to MKQVGVTVWFTGLSGAGKTTISRAVELALRSRDYSIEILDGDVVRENLTKDLGFSKEDRYENIRRIGFVAHLLSRNGVIVLVSAISPYREMREEAKNRIKDFIEVYVNAPLAVCEERDVKGLYKKARAGKIQHFTGIDDPYEAPLQPDVECHTEIESVEESVAKVLHKLEAGGYIN, encoded by the coding sequence ATGAAACAAGTTGGTGTAACAGTATGGTTTACTGGCCTTAGCGGTGCCGGTAAGACTACGATCAGTCGGGCTGTGGAGTTGGCGTTGCGATCGCGCGACTACTCTATAGAAATCCTTGATGGGGATGTAGTGCGCGAGAACTTGACAAAAGACTTAGGTTTTAGTAAAGAAGACCGCTACGAGAACATCCGCCGCATTGGTTTCGTGGCGCATCTGTTGAGTAGGAATGGCGTAATTGTTTTGGTTTCGGCTATTTCGCCTTACCGCGAGATGCGAGAAGAGGCAAAGAACCGAATCAAAGATTTTATCGAAGTTTACGTGAATGCACCTCTAGCAGTCTGCGAAGAACGCGATGTCAAAGGGCTTTATAAGAAAGCACGCGCTGGAAAAATTCAGCATTTTACTGGCATTGACGACCCCTATGAAGCGCCGCTACAGCCGGATGTGGAATGTCACACCGAGATAGAAAGTGTAGAAGAAAGTGTGGCTAAGGTTTTGCACAAGTTGGAAGCTGGTGGTTATATAAACTAG
- a CDS encoding HEAT repeat domain-containing protein, translating into MTAANSTDFQAYLKSICSDEKYQGWQDFYTPTDALHRQRIEKRQPPRGLNLSLMVQTIPPPEEKAEKEQVERLEVLAGLRKYADNHLLLVGKPGSGKSTALERLLWEEAEKARQKQTPPPNPLPVDGEGGQDGEGGQDGEGGQDGKGGQKIPVLVELRLYKTSVLGIIGDFLFQHRCRLNEAEIEELLFGGRFLLLVDGWNELPNEEARRDVKIFREKYQRFTPMIFTTRELAGDIGIEKKLEMLRLTEEQMQQFVLTYLPEEGERLLQQLQGRLRELGETPLLLWMICELFNSTGNIPPNLGLVFRCFAESYDSQIKQDVSTDESRSQWFLLLKHLAFKMMWGKTATDLRVTIPKEEAEEILTDFLAKKKFDKPRECAFDWLNDLLKYHLIQPTNSNREIEFHHQLLQEYYAAEKLLVQLPKLSDDTLKRDYLNYLKWTEPLALMLALVEDEAQALRVVKLALEVDLRLGARLAGEVKEDFQEKSVDLVVKLEIDPVLKVEFLGLTRSEKAVTLLIQVLNDENSFVRSSAAEALGKIGNSQAFDALIQALNHKDSDVRGSAAEALGKIGNSQAVDALIQALNDEDSPVRWSAAGALGKIGNSQAVDALIQALNHEYFDVRWRAAEALGNIGSPELLPHLTPYLKTDNELNALKAISSIQSRCKYYNYEIYTSPAPEKQKPKNPIIDTLNTIKETFNTMSETPKVQMNFHDKVYGAAGNVEGDQIVNAPKQNLAESAAEIQQLLEQLAKNNQIIVQSDNQAVVVSAIHEEIKRNPTIKARLCNALKAGGTEALKVALDAIFKNPAVSISVETIKGFIEAE; encoded by the coding sequence ATGACTGCTGCTAACAGCACCGATTTTCAAGCATATCTGAAATCGATTTGCAGTGACGAAAAATATCAGGGTTGGCAGGATTTTTATACGCCAACCGATGCTTTACACCGTCAACGCATCGAAAAGAGGCAACCACCGCGAGGGTTGAATTTAAGCTTGATGGTGCAAACGATACCGCCACCAGAAGAAAAAGCAGAAAAAGAACAAGTCGAACGGCTGGAGGTACTGGCAGGATTACGCAAATATGCCGATAATCATCTGTTATTGGTGGGAAAACCCGGTTCGGGGAAATCGACAGCTTTAGAACGGCTATTGTGGGAAGAAGCAGAGAAAGCGAGACAGAAGCAAACCCCACCCCCTAACCCCCTCCCCGTTGACGGGGAGGGGGGACAAGACGGGGAGGGGGGACAAGACGGGGAGGGGGGACAAGACGGGAAGGGGGGACAGAAAATTCCGGTTTTGGTGGAACTGCGCCTCTATAAAACTTCGGTATTGGGGATTATTGGCGATTTTTTGTTTCAGCATCGATGCAGGTTAAACGAGGCGGAGATTGAAGAACTGCTGTTTGGGGGAAGATTTTTGCTGCTTGTCGATGGGTGGAATGAATTGCCAAATGAAGAAGCGAGAAGAGATGTCAAGATATTTCGGGAGAAATACCAGCGCTTTACGCCGATGATTTTCACGACGAGGGAGTTAGCGGGGGATATTGGTATTGAAAAAAAGCTGGAAATGCTGCGGCTGACAGAAGAACAAATGCAGCAGTTTGTCCTGACTTATTTGCCAGAAGAAGGGGAACGTTTATTACAGCAATTGCAGGGACGTTTGCGAGAGTTGGGGGAAACGCCGCTATTGCTGTGGATGATATGCGAACTATTTAATAGCACAGGCAATATACCGCCGAATCTCGGTTTAGTGTTTCGCTGTTTCGCTGAAAGTTATGATAGCCAAATCAAACAGGATGTCTCTACAGATGAATCTCGCAGTCAATGGTTTTTGCTATTGAAGCATTTGGCATTTAAGATGATGTGGGGGAAAACAGCGACGGATTTGCGAGTGACGATACCGAAAGAAGAAGCTGAAGAGATTTTGACTGATTTTTTAGCTAAAAAAAAGTTTGATAAGCCTCGCGAATGTGCTTTTGACTGGCTGAATGATTTACTGAAATATCACCTGATTCAACCTACAAATAGCAATCGGGAAATAGAATTTCATCACCAGTTGCTTCAGGAATATTACGCAGCAGAAAAGCTACTGGTGCAGTTGCCTAAACTCAGTGATGATACGCTAAAACGAGATTATCTCAATTATTTGAAGTGGACAGAACCGCTGGCGCTGATGTTGGCATTGGTGGAGGATGAGGCGCAGGCGTTGCGAGTTGTGAAGTTAGCGCTTGAGGTGGATTTGCGGTTAGGGGCGAGGTTGGCGGGGGAGGTGAAGGAGGATTTTCAGGAGAAGAGTGTTGATTTAGTGGTTAAATTAGAAATTGATCCTGTTCTGAAGGTTGAATTTTTGGGTTTAACCCGTTCTGAAAAAGCTGTTACGCTTTTAATTCAGGTTTTGAATGATGAAAATTCTTTTGTTCGTAGCAGTGCGGCTGAAGCATTAGGAAAAATCGGCAACTCCCAGGCGTTTGATGCTTTAATTCAGGCTTTGAATCATAAAGATTCTGATGTTCGTGGGAGTGCGGCTGAAGCATTAGGAAAAATCGGCAACTCCCAGGCGGTTGATGCTTTAATTCAGGCTTTGAATGATGAAGATTCTCCTGTTCGTTGGAGTGCGGCTGGCGCATTAGGAAAAATCGGCAACTCCCAGGCGGTTGATGCTTTAATTCAGGCTTTGAATCATGAATATTTTGATGTTCGTTGGAGGGCGGCTGAAGCATTAGGAAATATCGGTAGCCCTGAATTACTGCCCCATCTCACTCCATATTTGAAAACAGATAATGAACTCAACGCATTAAAAGCAATCTCTAGCATTCAAAGCCGTTGCAAATACTATAATTATGAAATATACACATCTCCCGCACCTGAAAAACAAAAGCCCAAAAATCCTATAATAGATACGTTAAACACGATAAAGGAAACATTCAACACCATGTCAGAAACTCCCAAAGTTCAAATGAATTTCCATGACAAAGTATATGGTGCTGCTGGAAATGTTGAAGGCGATCAAATAGTTAACGCCCCAAAACAAAATCTCGCAGAATCCGCCGCCGAAATTCAACAATTGCTAGAACAACTAGCTAAAAATAACCAAATAATCGTCCAATCTGACAATCAAGCTGTTGTAGTTTCAGCGATTCACGAAGAAATCAAGCGCAATCCAACAATTAAAGCGCGGTTGTGTAATGCTTTAAAAGCTGGTGGAACAGAGGCTTTGAAGGTAGCATTAGATGCGATATTTAAAAATCCAGCCGTCAGCATTTCAGTGGAGACAATCAAAGGATTTATTGAAGCAGAGTAG
- a CDS encoding prohibitin family protein, with protein MQNLRTQTPNSFPVAFNIAGGIALLLGAIILRPFVIINAGERGVVMHFGKVENTVLDEGIHPIMPIFTSVKKLSVRVQKNDFQTDAASRDLQKVTTDLAVNWHIDPTQVNKIYQQVGDAQQIVNGIITPAISEVLKAATAKRTAEEIINKRTLLKQEIDKNLMTRLAAYGVKIDDVSLVNFAFSPEFSKAIEAKQIAEQESKQAEFIAVKASKEAQGEINRAKGQAEAQRLLRENLTPQILQKHAIEKWDGKFPTVMSGNGALPFINVSPANLPTQQNK; from the coding sequence ATGCAGAACCTTAGAACGCAAACCCCCAATTCTTTTCCTGTTGCTTTTAACATTGCAGGCGGTATAGCTCTATTACTCGGAGCCATTATCTTGCGCCCCTTTGTCATTATCAATGCTGGAGAACGCGGCGTTGTCATGCACTTCGGCAAAGTCGAAAATACCGTTTTGGACGAGGGTATACATCCGATTATGCCAATTTTCACATCCGTTAAGAAACTCAGCGTTCGCGTACAAAAAAACGATTTTCAGACAGACGCAGCTTCTCGCGATCTACAGAAGGTGACCACAGACCTCGCTGTAAACTGGCACATTGACCCCACTCAAGTCAACAAAATTTATCAACAGGTTGGGGATGCCCAGCAAATTGTTAATGGGATTATCACTCCCGCCATATCAGAGGTTCTCAAAGCAGCAACAGCAAAAAGAACGGCAGAGGAAATTATCAACAAGCGGACACTGCTGAAACAAGAAATTGATAAAAATCTCATGACCCGTCTAGCCGCTTATGGGGTTAAAATAGATGATGTTTCCCTGGTCAATTTTGCTTTTTCCCCTGAGTTTAGTAAAGCGATCGAAGCAAAACAAATTGCCGAACAGGAATCCAAGCAGGCAGAATTTATCGCTGTGAAGGCATCTAAGGAAGCCCAAGGAGAAATCAACCGCGCCAAAGGTCAAGCTGAAGCACAAAGATTGCTGCGGGAAAATTTAACGCCTCAAATCCTGCAAAAGCACGCCATAGAAAAATGGGATGGCAAATTCCCCACTGTGATGAGTGGCAATGGTGCGCTACCATTTATTAATGTTAGTCCGGCCAATTTGCCTACTCAACAAAATAAATGA
- a CDS encoding prohibitin family protein, producing MKSTNTSYIAAGIAILLLMVAIAFKPFVIVNAGQRGVVMQFGQVQEQVLSEGIHPILPIVNTVKTLSVRVQKHQIPAQAASKDLQDVFTDVALNWHIIPENANTVFQQIGDEFEVVERIINPAIEEVLKAVMALYTAEQIITRRGEVKAGIDDLLKSRLAHYNVAVDDISLVNIRFSQRFSEAVEAKQIAEQDAKRAEFITLKATQEAQAEINRAKGQAEAQRLLRENLTQQILQKQAIDKWDGHFPTVMGGNGALPFINIRPSDLPPQDRQ from the coding sequence ATGAAATCTACCAATACTTCTTACATCGCAGCGGGAATAGCAATATTGCTGTTAATGGTTGCGATCGCTTTCAAACCCTTCGTAATTGTCAACGCTGGACAACGCGGCGTGGTGATGCAGTTTGGTCAAGTGCAAGAGCAAGTTTTGTCAGAAGGCATACACCCAATTCTGCCAATTGTCAATACTGTAAAAACCCTCAGTGTCCGGGTACAAAAGCACCAAATTCCCGCTCAAGCCGCTTCCAAAGATCTTCAGGATGTCTTCACTGACGTGGCGCTCAACTGGCATATAATCCCAGAAAACGCCAATACGGTTTTTCAGCAAATTGGCGACGAGTTCGAGGTCGTCGAACGGATTATTAACCCAGCAATTGAAGAAGTTCTCAAAGCAGTAATGGCTTTATATACTGCCGAACAAATTATCACCAGACGGGGAGAAGTAAAAGCAGGTATTGACGATTTATTGAAATCTCGACTGGCGCACTATAACGTTGCAGTCGATGATATTTCTCTGGTTAATATCCGTTTTTCACAGCGGTTTAGCGAGGCAGTTGAAGCCAAACAAATAGCGGAACAGGACGCAAAACGGGCAGAGTTCATAACTCTAAAAGCCACCCAAGAAGCACAGGCAGAAATTAACCGCGCTAAAGGACAAGCTGAAGCTCAAAGATTACTGCGGGAAAATTTAACGCAGCAGATTTTGCAAAAGCAAGCGATCGACAAATGGGACGGTCATTTTCCCACAGTTATGGGTGGTAATGGCGCATTGCCTTTTATTAATATTAGGCCAAGTGATTTACCTCCTCAAGATCGGCAATGA
- the serA gene encoding phosphoglycerate dehydrogenase gives MSKVLVSDSIDQAGIDILSQVAQVDVKTGLSPEELIRIIPEYDALMIRSETRVTKAAIEAGTQLKIIGRAGVGVDNVDIPAATRQGIVVVNSPEGNTIAAAEHAIAMMLSLSRYIPDANQSVKNNKWDRKRYIGVEVYKKNLGVVGLGKIGSHVATVARAMGMKVMAFDPYLSSERAEQLGCRLVEMDLLLREADYITLHMPKTPETAHLINAEALAKMKPTARIINCARGGIIDEAALAEALQQGKIAGAALDVFETEPLGESPLRDLGKEVVLTPHLGASTAEAQVNVAIDVAEQIRDVLLGLPARSAVNIPGLYPDILEKLKPYMALAETLGTLVGQLAGGRVESLNVRMQGELATNESQPLVVASLKGLLSQALRERVNYVNAALEAKERGIRVIETRDASIRDYAGSLHLEAKGSLGEHSVTGALLGDGEIRITDIDDFPINVPPSQHMLFTVHRDMPGIIGKIGSLLGSFNVNIASMQVGRKIVRGDAVMVLNLDDPLPEGILSEILKVAGIRDAYTVTL, from the coding sequence ATGTCAAAGGTTCTCGTCTCCGATTCAATTGATCAAGCTGGCATCGACATCTTATCTCAGGTAGCCCAAGTTGATGTGAAAACGGGCTTGTCGCCAGAAGAATTAATCCGCATCATCCCAGAGTACGACGCGCTGATGATCCGCTCTGAAACTCGCGTTACGAAGGCAGCGATCGAAGCTGGCACACAGCTGAAAATTATTGGACGAGCGGGTGTTGGCGTTGATAATGTGGATATACCTGCGGCGACTAGGCAAGGTATTGTCGTCGTCAACTCTCCAGAAGGCAACACAATTGCGGCGGCGGAACACGCGATCGCAATGATGCTATCCCTCTCCCGTTATATCCCCGATGCCAACCAGTCCGTAAAAAACAACAAGTGGGATCGCAAGCGCTATATAGGGGTAGAAGTTTACAAAAAAAACCTCGGCGTTGTCGGCTTAGGTAAAATTGGCTCTCACGTAGCCACCGTAGCACGGGCAATGGGCATGAAAGTAATGGCCTTTGACCCGTATCTCTCCAGCGAACGGGCCGAACAGCTGGGCTGTCGCCTGGTGGAAATGGACTTGCTGTTGCGGGAAGCGGACTACATCACCCTGCATATGCCAAAAACGCCAGAAACCGCCCACCTAATCAACGCCGAAGCGCTGGCCAAAATGAAACCCACTGCCCGCATTATCAACTGCGCCAGAGGTGGAATAATTGACGAAGCGGCTTTGGCAGAGGCATTGCAACAAGGTAAAATTGCTGGTGCAGCATTGGATGTCTTCGAGACAGAACCCCTGGGCGAATCACCCCTGCGCGATCTCGGTAAAGAAGTTGTCCTTACGCCCCACCTGGGAGCCTCCACAGCCGAAGCTCAGGTTAATGTCGCCATTGACGTAGCAGAGCAAATTCGCGATGTCCTGTTAGGTTTACCGGCAAGGTCGGCTGTGAATATTCCCGGCTTGTATCCCGACATTTTAGAAAAGCTCAAACCATACATGGCACTGGCCGAAACTCTGGGCACCCTAGTCGGTCAGCTAGCTGGTGGAAGAGTGGAAAGTCTCAATGTTCGGATGCAGGGAGAATTGGCTACCAATGAAAGCCAGCCTTTAGTAGTGGCATCCCTCAAAGGTCTGCTCTCTCAAGCTTTGCGAGAGCGGGTAAACTATGTGAATGCGGCTCTAGAAGCTAAAGAGCGCGGAATTCGCGTCATTGAAACGCGGGATGCCTCGATTCGTGACTATGCTGGTTCCCTACACCTAGAAGCGAAGGGATCTCTGGGGGAACACTCAGTAACCGGCGCTTTATTGGGCGATGGCGAAATTCGGATCACCGATATTGATGATTTCCCCATCAATGTGCCACCTTCTCAGCATATGCTGTTTACCGTGCATCGCGATATGCCAGGTATTATTGGCAAAATTGGTTCCCTATTGGGCAGCTTTAATGTCAATATCGCCAGTATGCAGGTAGGCCGCAAAATTGTGCGGGGCGATGCAGTGATGGTGCTGAACCTCGACGATCCCTTACCGGAAGGAATCTTAAGCGAGATTCTCAAAGTTGCAGGGATTCGCGATGCCTACACGGTAACTTTGTAA